AGCTTTTTTAGTAATTGTACCGATAGTATCTGTTGAATAAAACACGGGAGGAAGGTGTTCCATATTGATGTCAAAGGTTTTACAAAGCCCCTTATGCCAGCCAAACTTGCCTTTGCGTGTATCATAAATAAAGGTGACGTTTGCAGAATCCTGAGTCATGCCAAGCTTTCCAGTGGCCCTAAAAATCAAATAATCCTTCACATCAAGCCACTTATATGTTTTTTTGAAAATTTCGGGTTCATTGTCCTTTACCCAGTGATATTTCCATAATGGGTCTTTTGGTGTGGCAGCAAGCCCACCAGTAATCAGCAAAGATTTAATAGTCTTAATTGCATTCCACTTTTCAATTTTTATAAGCCCTCTGTATAGGTATTTTTCAATCTGTTTTGTTGCACGCTGATCCAGATAGCTCATGGGATTTCGTAGCGCATTGCCATCTTTATCAATAAATACACACCCCTGCATCTGAGCACAAAACGCCATTGCTGCAATTTTACCTGCTGGAATAGCAGTGTGTTTCATGACAGTCTTTGTTGCTTTACATATAGCGTCCCACCACTGATCAGCTTTTTGTTCAACACCGCCTCCTGGCAGCATATACAGTGGATATTCAACAAGGCAAGAATCAATAAGTGTTATTTTTCCATCAACTTTATATAAGCAAGTCTTATTGCCTGTTGTTCCAACATCATGTGTGAGTATGTATGTAGTTTTCATTTGAGTTCCTCCACAAAAATTTGTTTTTATAAAATTATTGATCAGATATATTGTAATTAAAACTCATTTACTACACATGTTTAAATCTAAATGCTAAATCACGTTGAGTATGACATTGATGAGTATGTTTACTATATTGTGATTACAGTTTTGTCTACGCAATATCTGATTAATCAGAATTTGCTATTGTTTTTGCGGTATGCAGTAGGTGTGGTATTACATATTTTGTGGAATGCGCGGTTAAACGTTGAAAGGCTTTCAAAACCGGTTTTAAAGGCGATAGTTACTATTGATTCGCTGGTTGCTGTAAGTAAATCTTTTGCGTAGTTAATCCGTAGTTCATTAATATAGTCAGGAAGTGATCTGCCGGTATATGCCTTAAAGAGCCTGCTAAATGTGTCTGGATGTAAATCAATCATTGCAGCAAGCCCTTCACGAGAGATGTCGAAACAAAAATTTACATGGATGTATTCAATGACACTCTGGATTTTTTCTGAATGCGTGGATGAAAGGTGTAACATTTTTTTTTCTTTATAATTCTTGTTATGGTTGGCTTCATTTTCCGCAATTTTTCTGTTAAGTGTAATTGTAAGCTGTTCAATTTCTTTGTGAAGTGTAACAAATTGTGCTTGAAGGATATATGCCATTGAGATTATTACAAAAAAGTATGCATACTCAAGAACATATATACATTGATATACGCCTTTCCCAACCATGACGTCATTAATGCTAGCAGCCAAAAATACTAAAAGGCTAAAAAAAAGAAATTTAATATGAGTGTCACCATAACGGCACCATATAAAAAGCTTATACAGTAAATAGATTCCAGTTACAAGCATAGCGATGTATTGAAGTATATACACAATTCCAGGATCTGCTTCGTTATATGTAACAGATATCCCTAATAGGGAGAAAGTCCTGATATAGGGATTATCTGGGTTGACAGTATATGAACTCTGCAACGTTACACCAGCAATAATAAATAAACCCATAACTAGTGTTATGAAGTATGCAATTCTGTGTTGTAAATGTACTAAAGAGGCAATAAACCATGTGATGGCTATAATAAAAAATGCCAGTACAGCAAATTGTATACGTTGATACAGTGTTGATTGCACAGGTGAGGGGGACATATACAAAA
This DNA window, taken from Spirochaetota bacterium, encodes the following:
- a CDS encoding helix-turn-helix domain-containing protein, which produces MLTLISIPPLLMASIALYVAISYTLMYIRRRNEPEHIWFAIMCVTIAIYDIASALLYMSPSPVQSTLYQRIQFAVLAFFIIAITWFIASLVHLQHRIAYFITLVMGLFIIAGVTLQSSYTVNPDNPYIRTFSLLGISVTYNEADPGIVYILQYIAMLVTGIYLLYKLFIWCRYGDTHIKFLFFSLLVFLAASINDVMVGKGVYQCIYVLEYAYFFVIISMAYILQAQFVTLHKEIEQLTITLNRKIAENEANHNKNYKEKKMLHLSSTHSEKIQSVIEYIHVNFCFDISREGLAAMIDLHPDTFSRLFKAYTGRSLPDYINELRINYAKDLLTATSESIVTIAFKTGFESLSTFNRAFHKICNTTPTAYRKNNSKF